ACTCGAGGGCATCCTGGTTGGAATAACCGTTGAGCAGGGCGTAAATCAGGCCGCCGCCGAAGGAGTCGCCGCCGCCGACGCGGTCCACGATGTGGATGGCGTAATTGCGGGAGAAGTAGAATTCGCCGTCTTTGTACAGCATGGCTGCCCAGTTATTGTCCGAAGCGGAGATGCTGCCGCGCAGGGTGATGGCCACGGCCTTGAAGCCAAACCGCTCCGCGAGCTGTTTGGCCACATCCTTGTAGCCCTCATGGCTGAGTTTGCCGCCGATGATGTCGGTATCGGCCGCTTTAATGCCAAACACTTTCTCGGCATCCTCTTCGTTAGCGATGCAAACATCGACATACGGCATATACTGCGCCATGACCTGGCCGGCTTTTTCGCTTGTCCAGAGGTTTTTCCGGAAGTTGAGGTCGCAGCTTACCGTCAGGCCGGCCTCTTTGGCCGCCTTAACCGCATCAAGCACGCATTCGGCCACGTTGTCGCCCAGCGCGGGGGTAATACCGGTAAAGTGGAACCAATTGGCGCCTGCAAAAATTTTAGCCCAGTCAAAGTCTTCCCGCTTGGCTTGGGAAATAGCCGAACCGGCCCGGTCGTAAACCACCTTGGAAGCCCGCTGGGAAGCGCCTTTTTCGCAGAAATAGATGCCCAGGCGCTTGCCGCCTTTGATCATGTAGCGGGTATCAACGCCATAGCGGCGCATTTCGTTGATGGCTGCCTGACCAATGGGGTTGTCGGGCACTTTGGTAACGAAAACGGCCTCTTCGCCGTAATTGGCCAGCGAAACGCAGACATTGGCCTCGCCGCCGCCATACACAACATCAAAGCTGGTGGCCTGCTCAAACCGGAGATAGCCGGGAGGGGACAGCCTTAACATAATTTCGCCAAAACATACTACTTTTGCCATTGCAATACTCCTTTCGCTTTTGCTTGGCGTTTGCCTTATTTTTATTTTTGACCGCGGGCTTCGCGGATTTTGGCAATGAACTGCTGGGCAATGGCCGTGATGGACTCATAGTCGCCCTTCTTGGCGCCGGCCGTGAGGTTGCCGCCTACACCAACGGCCACGCAGCCGGCCTTAATCCATTCGGCCACATTGTCGAGGCTGACGCCGCCGGTCGGCATCATGGGCGCCTGGGGCAGCGGCCCCTTAACCGCCTTAACAAAGGTCGGGCCCATCGACTCGCCGGGGAAGATCTTGATAATATCCGCGCCGGCC
This genomic interval from Sporolituus thermophilus DSM 23256 contains the following:
- a CDS encoding sugar kinase; the protein is MAKVVCFGEIMLRLSPPGYLRFEQATSFDVVYGGGEANVCVSLANYGEEAVFVTKVPDNPIGQAAINEMRRYGVDTRYMIKGGKRLGIYFCEKGASQRASKVVYDRAGSAISQAKREDFDWAKIFAGANWFHFTGITPALGDNVAECVLDAVKAAKEAGLTVSCDLNFRKNLWTSEKAGQVMAQYMPYVDVCIANEEDAEKVFGIKAADTDIIGGKLSHEGYKDVAKQLAERFGFKAVAITLRGSISASDNNWAAMLYKDGEFYFSRNYAIHIVDRVGGGDSFGGGLIYALLNGYSNQDALEFAVAASCLKHTIEGDHNHVTVSEVKALMAGDGSGRVQR